A window of Streptomyces sp. SAI-127 contains these coding sequences:
- a CDS encoding 5'-nucleotidase C-terminal domain-containing protein has protein sequence MPVSPLNRRAFVKKSAVTGAAVAVAGTAGAPAAQAAEREPVKKNRTWSFSVLGTTDLHSHVFDWDYYLDKAYSDSKGNSVGVARVATLIKQQRAAKGEEHVLLVDAGDIIQGTSLAYYFARVQPITDEGAPKHPMAVAMNYMRYDAAALGNHEFNYGIEVLRKFESQCRFPLLAANALDAKTLKPAFQPYTVKRICVPGAPDIKVGILGLTNPGIALWDKDNVSGKMVFPGLVEQAKKYVPRLRALGCDVVFLTDHSGLDGSSSYGDELPYVENASNLVAQQVPGIDAILVGHTHVEVPSYTVKNEETGEDVLLSEPYCWGYRLSVFDFELELVRGQWKVTRKTAQTLNPNTVDEDPEIKKLLEADHELVVKYVNTPVGTCTEDLSAADSCWQDVPIMDFIHQVQTDTVKAGLSASDAALPLISVAAPFSRTADIPAGSVTIKDIAGLYIYDNTLYGKKLTGAQLRDYLEYAAKYYHQVPAGTAVDTSTLTNANSFWDYMYDTAAGVSYDIDIAQPEGSRIKNLACNGTPVTDDQVFVVAVNNYRANGGSGYPHIAAADIAYSSTNEIRQLMIDYVTSKATLDPKDFAVTNWQLTQDGTPVF, from the coding sequence ATGCCCGTCAGTCCCCTGAACCGTCGCGCGTTCGTGAAGAAGTCAGCGGTCACCGGTGCGGCCGTGGCCGTCGCGGGGACGGCGGGAGCTCCCGCCGCCCAGGCCGCCGAGCGCGAGCCGGTGAAGAAGAACCGCACCTGGTCGTTCTCCGTCCTCGGCACCACCGACCTGCACAGCCACGTCTTCGACTGGGACTACTACCTGGACAAGGCCTACTCCGACAGCAAGGGCAACTCCGTCGGTGTCGCCCGGGTCGCCACGCTCATCAAGCAGCAGCGCGCGGCCAAGGGCGAGGAGCACGTGCTGCTCGTCGACGCCGGCGACATCATCCAGGGCACCTCACTGGCGTACTACTTCGCGCGCGTGCAGCCCATCACCGACGAGGGCGCGCCGAAGCACCCGATGGCCGTCGCCATGAATTACATGCGCTACGACGCCGCCGCCCTCGGCAACCACGAGTTCAACTACGGCATCGAAGTGCTCAGGAAGTTCGAGAGCCAGTGCCGCTTCCCGCTGCTTGCCGCCAACGCCCTGGACGCGAAGACGCTGAAGCCCGCCTTCCAGCCGTACACCGTGAAGCGGATCTGTGTGCCGGGCGCCCCCGACATCAAGGTCGGCATCCTCGGCCTCACCAATCCCGGAATCGCCCTGTGGGACAAGGACAACGTCAGCGGGAAGATGGTCTTCCCCGGCCTGGTCGAGCAGGCGAAGAAGTACGTGCCCCGGCTGCGCGCGCTCGGCTGTGACGTGGTCTTCCTGACCGACCACTCGGGGCTCGACGGTTCCTCGTCGTACGGCGACGAACTGCCGTACGTCGAGAACGCCTCGAACCTCGTCGCCCAGCAGGTCCCCGGCATCGACGCGATCCTCGTCGGTCACACCCACGTCGAGGTGCCGTCGTACACGGTCAAGAACGAGGAGACCGGCGAGGACGTGCTGCTGTCCGAGCCGTACTGCTGGGGCTACCGGCTCAGCGTCTTCGACTTCGAGCTGGAACTCGTGCGCGGGCAGTGGAAGGTGACCAGGAAGACCGCCCAGACCCTGAACCCCAACACGGTCGACGAGGACCCGGAGATCAAGAAGCTCCTGGAGGCCGACCACGAGCTGGTCGTGAAGTACGTCAACACGCCCGTCGGCACCTGCACCGAGGACCTCTCCGCGGCGGACTCCTGCTGGCAGGACGTCCCCATCATGGACTTCATCCACCAGGTCCAGACGGACACCGTCAAGGCGGGCCTGTCGGCATCCGACGCGGCCCTCCCGCTGATCTCGGTCGCCGCCCCCTTCTCCCGCACCGCCGACATCCCCGCGGGCAGCGTCACCATCAAGGACATCGCCGGGCTCTACATCTACGACAACACCCTCTACGGCAAGAAGCTCACCGGCGCCCAGCTGAGGGACTACCTGGAGTACGCGGCGAAGTACTACCACCAGGTGCCGGCGGGCACGGCCGTGGACACCTCGACGCTGACCAACGCCAACAGCTTCTGGGACTACATGTACGACACCGCCGCAGGCGTCTCGTACGACATCGACATCGCGCAGCCGGAGGGCTCGCGGATCAAGAACCTGGCCTGCAACGGGACTCCGGTCACCGACGACCAGGTCTTCGTCGTCGCCGTCAACAACTACCGCGCCAACGGCGGCTCCGGCTACCCGCACATCGCCGCCGCGGACATCGCCTACAGCTCCACCAACGAGATCCGCCAGCTGATGATCGACTACGTGACCTCGAAGGCCACGCTGGACCCGAAGGACTTCGCGGTCACCAACTGGCAGCTGACCCAGGACGGTACGCCCGTGTTCTGA
- a CDS encoding adenylosuccinate synthase, which yields MPALVLLGAQWGDEGKGKATDLLGGSVDYVVRYQGGNNAGHTVVVGDQKYALHLLPSGILSPGCTPVIGNGVVVDPSVLFSELNGLNDRGVDTSKLLISGNAHIITPYNVTVDKVTERFLGKRKIGTTGRGIGPTYADKINRVGIRIQDLYDESILTQKVEAALDGKNQLLTKVFNRRAIEVGQVVEELLSYADRLKPYVADTVLVLNQALEQDKVVLFEGGQGTLLDIDHGTYPFVTSSNPTAGGACTGAGVGPTKISRVIGILKAYTTRVGSGPFPTELFDEDGEALRRIGGERGVTTGRDRRCGWFDAVIARYATRVNGLTDFFLTKLDVLTGWEQIPVCVAYEIDGRRVEELPYSQTDFHHAKPVYEYLPGWSEDITKAKSFSDLPKNAQDYVKALEEMSGAPISAIGVGPGRDETIEINSFL from the coding sequence GTGCCCGCACTTGTGCTGCTCGGTGCTCAGTGGGGTGACGAAGGCAAGGGAAAGGCAACCGACCTGCTCGGTGGCTCGGTGGACTATGTGGTGCGCTACCAGGGCGGCAACAACGCCGGCCACACGGTAGTCGTGGGCGATCAGAAGTACGCCCTCCACCTCCTCCCTTCCGGAATCCTGTCTCCGGGGTGCACCCCGGTCATCGGCAACGGTGTCGTCGTCGATCCGTCGGTCCTGTTCTCCGAGCTGAACGGACTGAACGACCGCGGCGTCGACACCTCCAAGCTCCTGATCAGCGGCAACGCCCACATCATCACGCCCTACAACGTCACCGTCGACAAGGTGACGGAACGCTTCCTCGGAAAGCGCAAGATCGGCACGACGGGGCGCGGCATCGGACCGACCTACGCCGACAAGATCAACCGCGTGGGCATCCGCATCCAGGACCTGTACGACGAGTCGATCCTGACCCAGAAGGTCGAGGCGGCCCTCGACGGCAAGAACCAGCTCCTGACCAAGGTCTTCAATCGCCGGGCCATCGAGGTCGGCCAGGTCGTCGAGGAACTGCTGAGCTACGCGGACCGGCTCAAGCCCTACGTCGCCGACACGGTCCTGGTCCTCAACCAGGCCCTGGAGCAGGACAAGGTCGTCCTGTTCGAGGGCGGCCAGGGCACGCTCCTGGACATCGACCACGGCACCTACCCCTTCGTCACCTCCAGCAACCCCACCGCGGGCGGTGCCTGCACGGGTGCGGGCGTCGGCCCCACGAAGATCAGCCGGGTCATCGGCATCCTCAAGGCCTACACGACCCGGGTCGGCTCGGGCCCGTTCCCGACCGAACTGTTCGACGAGGACGGCGAGGCGCTGCGCCGCATCGGCGGTGAGCGGGGTGTCACCACCGGCCGTGACCGTCGCTGCGGCTGGTTCGACGCGGTGATCGCCCGGTACGCGACCCGCGTCAACGGCCTCACCGACTTCTTCCTCACCAAGCTCGACGTCCTCACCGGCTGGGAACAGATCCCGGTCTGCGTGGCGTACGAGATCGACGGCCGCCGCGTCGAGGAACTCCCCTACTCCCAGACCGACTTCCACCACGCGAAGCCGGTCTATGAGTACCTCCCGGGCTGGAGCGAGGACATCACCAAGGCGAAGTCCTTCTCCGACCTCCCGAAGAACGCCCAGGACTACGTGAAGGCGCTGGAGGAGATGTCCGGCGCCCCGATCTCCGCGATCGGCGTGGGCCCGGGCCGGGACGAGACGATCGAGATCAACTCGTTCCTGTAA
- a CDS encoding diacylglycerol kinase family protein, producing MAEVATSTTSDHLLVVIDPVARQTDGESVRIVKDVLSAGAATKVCLPEGPEEFARALARRGSRRPVVVGDDRALMRAVVLLHRQRELAECVLSVVPVGPMLGVAHALGVPTGAVAAARAVLDGTERRLDMLVDDSDGVVLGALRIPALVGREEPGEAARPWLRTCQSLVRTLVPARPARETAPALPGPSRLRVEVDGVTLVDLDQPLEAVSVTPGSGDGLASVEVRRLSVGAEASPLLATGRTVTVTGADFRYRADAGVAGPVRRRTWTVREGALGLVLPGR from the coding sequence ATGGCCGAGGTGGCGACTTCCACGACTTCCGATCACCTGCTGGTGGTGATCGACCCGGTCGCCCGGCAGACGGACGGCGAGTCCGTACGAATCGTGAAAGACGTGCTCAGCGCGGGTGCGGCGACGAAGGTGTGTCTGCCGGAGGGGCCCGAGGAGTTCGCCCGGGCGCTGGCACGCCGCGGCTCGCGGCGGCCGGTGGTCGTCGGCGACGACCGTGCGCTGATGCGGGCGGTGGTGCTGCTGCACCGGCAGCGGGAGCTGGCCGAATGTGTGCTGTCGGTGGTGCCGGTGGGGCCGATGCTCGGTGTCGCCCACGCCCTCGGGGTGCCGACGGGAGCGGTGGCGGCCGCTCGGGCGGTCCTGGACGGGACCGAGCGGCGGCTGGACATGCTGGTGGACGACAGCGACGGGGTGGTCCTCGGCGCACTGCGGATACCCGCGCTGGTCGGCCGGGAGGAGCCCGGGGAGGCCGCGCGGCCCTGGCTGCGGACCTGCCAGTCCCTCGTACGGACCCTGGTACCGGCCCGTCCCGCCCGGGAGACCGCGCCCGCCCTTCCCGGGCCCTCGCGGCTGCGGGTGGAGGTCGACGGGGTCACGCTGGTGGACCTGGACCAGCCCCTGGAGGCGGTCTCGGTGACCCCCGGCTCCGGCGACGGCCTGGCCTCGGTGGAGGTACGCCGGCTGTCGGTGGGCGCGGAGGCGTCCCCGCTGCTGGCCACCGGCAGGACGGTGACCGTCACCGGGGCGGATTTCCGGTACCGGGCGGACGCGGGGGTGGCGGGACCGGTCCGGAGACGGACGTGGACCGTGCGGGAGGGGGCGTTGGGGTTGGTGTTGCCGGGACGGTGA
- the eutC gene encoding ethanolamine ammonia-lyase subunit EutC, translating to MSEVAVQANELWSSLRQRTQARIGLGRAGSALPTRHRLELQAAHAAARDAVHSPFEPEVIAAGLAGTPTVRVRSSAPDRLTYLQRPDLGRRLDPTDRAHLPMGEWDAVFVVADGLSSRAVHEHAAAVVRETAARLEDWHLAPVVLAEQARVALGDDVAQAMGAAMVVVLVGERPGMSAADSLGAYLTYRPTPGVTTDADRNCLSNIRPPLGLSYAGAAGKLAGLMTRARELGLTGVDLKDETDALPG from the coding sequence ATGAGCGAAGTGGCCGTACAGGCAAATGAGTTGTGGTCGTCGCTGCGGCAGCGCACCCAGGCCCGCATCGGCCTCGGCCGCGCCGGTTCCGCCCTCCCCACCCGGCACCGCCTGGAACTGCAGGCGGCGCACGCGGCCGCCCGGGACGCCGTGCACTCGCCGTTCGAGCCCGAGGTGATCGCGGCGGGGCTGGCCGGGACGCCGACGGTACGGGTCCGCAGTTCGGCTCCGGACCGGCTCACCTACCTCCAGCGACCGGACCTGGGACGCCGCCTCGACCCCACGGACCGGGCCCATCTGCCCATGGGGGAGTGGGACGCGGTCTTCGTGGTCGCCGACGGGCTGTCCAGCCGGGCGGTGCACGAGCACGCGGCGGCTGTGGTCCGGGAGACGGCGGCCCGCCTCGAGGACTGGCACCTCGCTCCCGTCGTCCTCGCCGAACAGGCCCGCGTGGCCCTCGGCGACGACGTCGCGCAGGCGATGGGCGCCGCGATGGTCGTCGTCCTGGTCGGTGAACGGCCCGGTATGTCGGCGGCGGACTCCCTGGGCGCGTATCTGACGTACCGGCCGACCCCGGGCGTGACGACGGACGCCGACCGCAACTGCCTGTCCAACATCCGCCCTCCGCTGGGCCTGTCGTACGCGGGGGCGGCGGGAAAGCTGGCGGGGCTGATGACCAGGGCCCGGGAGCTGGGCCTGACCGGGGTGGACCTCAAGGACGAGACGGACGCACTGCCGGGGTAG
- a CDS encoding ethanolamine ammonia-lyase subunit EutB, whose amino-acid sequence MSYTSVLGGRHHRFDTLARLLAAASPERSGDRLAGLAAASERERVAARWALADVPLAEFLAEPLIPYETDDVTRLILDMHDAAAFAPVAGLTVGEFREWLLSPGADAGTLAALAPGLTPEMVAAVSKLMGNADLVAVARKVRVVTAFRSTIGLPGRLATRLQPNHPTDDPAGVAAALLDGLLLGSGDAVIGINPATDSPKAVRDLLELLDGVIQRYAIPTQSCVLCHVTTSVDLMSRGAPVDLVFQSIAGTQAANASFGVTLGLLDEAYEAALALERGTVGHNVMYFETGQGSALSAGAHHGVDQQTVEARAYAVARRYDPLLVNTVVGFIGPEYLYDGRQILRAALEDHFCGKLLGLPMGLDICYTNHADADDDDIATMLTMLGVAGASFVICTPGGDDIMLNYQSASYHDALYLREVLGLRPAPEFETWLDSIGLLDEKGGIRETTGAAHPLTAIGKELAA is encoded by the coding sequence ATGAGTTACACGTCCGTTCTCGGCGGTCGACACCACCGCTTCGACACCCTCGCCCGTCTGCTCGCCGCCGCGAGTCCCGAACGCTCCGGCGACCGGCTGGCGGGACTCGCGGCCGCGTCCGAACGGGAGCGGGTGGCCGCGCGCTGGGCGCTGGCGGACGTGCCGCTCGCGGAGTTTCTGGCCGAGCCGCTGATCCCGTACGAGACGGACGACGTGACGCGGCTGATCCTAGACATGCACGACGCGGCGGCCTTCGCCCCGGTGGCGGGGCTGACGGTGGGCGAGTTCCGGGAGTGGCTGCTGTCTCCAGGAGCCGACGCGGGGACGCTGGCCGCCCTCGCGCCCGGGCTGACGCCCGAGATGGTCGCCGCGGTCTCCAAGCTGATGGGCAACGCGGACCTGGTCGCCGTGGCCCGCAAGGTGCGCGTGGTCACCGCGTTCCGCTCGACGATCGGGCTGCCGGGACGGCTGGCGACCCGGCTCCAGCCCAACCATCCGACCGACGACCCGGCGGGCGTGGCGGCGGCCCTCCTCGACGGACTGCTGCTGGGCTCCGGCGACGCGGTGATCGGCATCAACCCGGCGACCGACAGCCCCAAGGCCGTACGGGACCTGCTGGAACTGCTCGACGGGGTGATCCAGAGGTACGCGATCCCCACCCAGTCCTGTGTGCTGTGCCATGTCACGACGAGCGTGGACCTGATGTCCCGGGGCGCCCCGGTGGACCTGGTCTTCCAGTCGATCGCGGGGACACAGGCGGCGAACGCGTCCTTCGGGGTGACGCTGGGGCTGCTCGACGAGGCGTACGAGGCCGCCCTCGCCCTGGAGCGGGGCACGGTCGGCCACAACGTCATGTACTTCGAGACCGGGCAGGGCAGCGCCCTGTCGGCGGGCGCGCACCACGGGGTGGACCAGCAGACGGTGGAGGCCCGGGCGTACGCGGTGGCGCGGCGCTACGACCCGCTGCTCGTGAACACGGTCGTCGGCTTCATCGGCCCGGAGTACCTCTACGACGGCCGGCAGATCCTGCGGGCCGCCCTGGAGGACCACTTCTGCGGCAAACTCCTCGGCCTGCCCATGGGGCTGGACATCTGCTACACCAACCACGCCGACGCGGACGACGACGACATCGCCACGATGCTCACGATGCTCGGCGTGGCCGGAGCCTCCTTCGTGATCTGCACACCGGGCGGCGACGACATCATGCTCAACTACCAGTCCGCCTCGTACCACGACGCGTTGTACCTCCGGGAGGTCCTGGGCCTGCGCCCGGCACCGGAGTTCGAGACCTGGCTCGACTCGATCGGGCTGCTGGACGAGAAGGGCGGGATCCGCGAGACCACCGGAGCGGCCCACCCGCTGACGGCCATCGGGAAGGAGCTGGCGGCATGA
- a CDS encoding APC family permease, which translates to MAVDEGVAPAAKTDEEGTVHRLKPNAIGLLGVVFMAVATAAPITAMTGNVPFMVSAGNGIGAPASYLVAMVVLAIFSVGFTSMAKHITSTGAFYGFISYGLGRTAGLASGLLATFAYVVFEPALIGIFSTFATGTLKDQTGVHIPWWAFAILMLAVNATGTWFGVSVAEKLLVVLLATEVTILAAMAVSVAFHGGGPDGFSLDPVNPVNAFKGTSAGLGLFFAFWSWVGFESTAMYGEESRNPKKIIPKATMISVLGVGVFYVFVSWMAISGTGESKAVEVATANPLQLFFGPTEQYVGHWAVDVMQWLMITGSLACGMAFHNCAARYMYALGREGVLPVLKNTVGRTHPRHGSPHVAGLVQTVVTAVLLLAFWAAGKDPYSGTYVLLAILGTMAILIVQAVCSFAVLAYFRKHHPESRHWFRTLTAPLIGGIAMLAVVVLLVSNMSAAAGTESGSLVLKATPWLVAAVAALGIGYAQYLKRRSPERYLLLGRTVLEETKER; encoded by the coding sequence ATGGCAGTGGACGAGGGAGTCGCCCCGGCGGCGAAGACGGACGAGGAAGGCACGGTTCACCGGCTGAAGCCCAACGCCATCGGCCTGCTCGGCGTGGTCTTCATGGCCGTGGCGACCGCCGCGCCGATCACCGCGATGACGGGCAACGTGCCCTTCATGGTGTCGGCGGGCAACGGCATCGGCGCGCCGGCGAGCTACCTCGTCGCAATGGTCGTCCTGGCAATCTTTTCCGTCGGCTTCACCTCGATGGCGAAGCACATCACCTCGACCGGCGCCTTCTACGGCTTCATCTCCTACGGCCTCGGCCGCACAGCGGGTCTCGCGTCGGGACTGCTCGCCACCTTCGCGTACGTCGTCTTCGAACCGGCGCTCATCGGCATCTTCTCGACGTTCGCGACGGGCACGCTGAAGGACCAGACCGGCGTGCACATCCCCTGGTGGGCCTTCGCGATCCTGATGCTCGCGGTCAACGCGACGGGCACCTGGTTCGGTGTCTCGGTCGCCGAGAAGCTCCTCGTCGTACTCCTGGCCACCGAGGTGACGATCCTCGCCGCGATGGCGGTCTCGGTCGCCTTCCACGGCGGCGGCCCGGACGGTTTCAGCCTCGACCCGGTCAACCCGGTCAACGCCTTCAAGGGCACGTCGGCCGGCCTCGGTCTCTTCTTCGCCTTCTGGTCGTGGGTCGGCTTCGAATCGACGGCGATGTACGGCGAGGAGTCCCGCAACCCGAAGAAGATCATCCCCAAGGCGACGATGATCTCCGTCCTGGGCGTCGGCGTCTTCTACGTCTTCGTCTCCTGGATGGCCATCTCGGGCACCGGCGAGTCCAAGGCAGTCGAGGTCGCCACCGCCAACCCCCTCCAGCTCTTCTTCGGCCCCACCGAGCAGTACGTCGGCCACTGGGCGGTCGACGTCATGCAGTGGCTGATGATCACCGGCTCGCTGGCCTGCGGCATGGCCTTCCACAACTGCGCCGCCCGCTACATGTACGCGCTGGGCCGCGAGGGTGTCCTGCCCGTACTGAAGAACACGGTCGGCCGCACCCACCCCCGGCACGGCTCTCCGCACGTCGCGGGCCTGGTGCAGACGGTCGTGACCGCCGTACTCCTGCTGGCGTTCTGGGCGGCGGGCAAGGACCCGTACAGCGGCACGTACGTCCTGCTCGCCATCCTCGGCACCATGGCGATCCTGATCGTGCAGGCCGTGTGCTCCTTCGCGGTGCTGGCGTACTTCCGCAAGCACCACCCGGAGAGCCGCCACTGGTTCCGGACCCTCACGGCCCCGCTGATCGGCGGCATCGCCATGCTCGCCGTGGTCGTCCTGCTGGTCTCCAACATGAGCGCGGCGGCCGGCACGGAGTCCGGTTCGCTGGTGCTGAAGGCCACGCCGTGGCTGGTGGCGGCCGTCGCGGCGCTGGGCATCGGGTACGCGCAGTACCTGAAGCGGCGGTCGCCCGAGCGGTACCTGCTGCTGGGGCGGACGGTGCTGGAGGAGACGAAGGAGCGTTAG
- a CDS encoding MarR family transcriptional regulator codes for MTDAVERDPEVVSRFVERFAAQLVEAGLPRMPARVFSALLASDSGALTSAELGGQLQVSPAAVSGAVRYLAQVHMLSREREPGSRRERYRVHADQWYQAITNREAIIKRWEDALREGVAGLGAETPAGHRLAETLAFFEFIEKDVAEMMERWKSHRARLFGA; via the coding sequence ATGACGGATGCGGTGGAGCGGGACCCCGAGGTGGTCTCACGGTTCGTGGAGCGGTTCGCGGCGCAGCTCGTCGAGGCGGGGCTGCCGCGTATGCCGGCGCGGGTCTTCTCCGCGCTGCTCGCGTCCGACAGCGGTGCTCTGACCTCCGCGGAGCTGGGCGGGCAGCTTCAGGTCAGCCCCGCGGCCGTCTCGGGGGCGGTGCGCTACCTGGCGCAGGTGCACATGCTGTCGCGCGAGCGGGAGCCCGGCTCACGACGGGAGCGGTACCGGGTCCACGCCGACCAGTGGTACCAGGCGATCACCAACCGCGAGGCGATCATCAAACGCTGGGAGGACGCCCTGCGCGAGGGGGTGGCCGGCCTGGGCGCCGAGACTCCGGCGGGACACAGGCTGGCCGAGACCCTCGCGTTCTTCGAGTTCATCGAGAAGGACGTGGCGGAGATGATGGAACGCTGGAAGTCCCACCGTGCCAGGCTCTTCGGGGCCTAA
- a CDS encoding ABC transporter ATP-binding protein — MTKAITVSGLHKSFGKTHALDGLDLDVETGEVHGFLGPNGAGKSTAIRVLLGLLRADSGAAQVLGRDPWADAVEVHRRIAYVPGDVTLWRNLSGGEVIDLYGRLRGGLDRDRRAELIERFELDPTKKGRTYSKGNRQKVALVAAFASDVDLLILDEPTSGLDPLMEEVFQRCVEEERERGRTVLLSSHILSEVEELCDRVSIIRRGRTVETGSLADLRHLTRTSVTAELAGAPNGLAHLPGVHDLDVQGHRVRLQVDTEQLDAVLRQLSESGVRSLTSTPPTLEELFLRHYQNEEETS; from the coding sequence ATGACGAAGGCAATCACCGTCTCCGGACTCCACAAGTCGTTCGGGAAGACCCACGCCCTCGACGGCCTCGACCTGGACGTCGAGACCGGCGAGGTGCACGGCTTCCTCGGTCCCAACGGCGCCGGCAAGTCCACCGCCATCCGCGTCCTGCTCGGCCTGCTGCGCGCCGACTCCGGCGCCGCGCAGGTGCTCGGCCGCGACCCGTGGGCCGACGCGGTCGAGGTGCACCGCCGGATCGCCTACGTCCCCGGGGACGTGACGCTCTGGCGCAACCTCTCCGGCGGCGAGGTCATCGACCTCTACGGCCGTCTGCGCGGCGGACTGGATCGTGACCGGCGAGCCGAGCTGATCGAACGCTTCGAGCTGGACCCCACCAAGAAGGGCCGCACCTATTCGAAGGGCAACCGCCAGAAGGTCGCCCTGGTCGCCGCGTTCGCCTCGGACGTGGACCTGCTGATCCTGGACGAGCCGACATCGGGCCTGGACCCGCTGATGGAGGAGGTCTTCCAGCGCTGTGTCGAGGAGGAGCGGGAGCGCGGCCGTACGGTCCTGCTGTCGTCCCACATCCTCAGCGAGGTCGAGGAGTTGTGCGACCGGGTGAGCATCATCAGGCGCGGCCGCACGGTCGAGACGGGCTCCCTCGCCGACCTGCGCCACCTGACCCGCACCAGCGTCACGGCCGAACTCGCGGGCGCCCCCAACGGGTTGGCACATCTGCCGGGCGTCCACGACCTCGACGTCCAGGGCCATCGGGTCCGGCTTCAGGTGGACACCGAGCAACTTGACGCGGTGCTGAGGCAGTTGAGCGAGTCCGGAGTGCGCTCGCTGACGTCGACGCCGCCGACGCTGGAGGAACTGTTCCTGCGGCACTACCAGAACGAGGAGGAGACGTCATGA
- a CDS encoding ABC transporter permease, whose protein sequence is MTSLVGTGVLLRFNLRRDRLMIPVWVAVNTLMILSMPNTLKGMYGTGAERADLLHQVATNSSFRALIGPVFDDSLGALTAWRVGVYAGALAAVTGLLVVVRHTRDEEETGRQELIASGVVGRRASLTAALLAAAVASGVLALLVTAGLAGQGVLGALAFGLGLAAVGMLFATMAAIVAQLTESARLARGLTAGVLGVAFALRAAGDSAATDGSSVLTWLSPLGWLSQLRPFAGERWWVLALFAAAVAGQGALAYVLAGRRDVGMSFVPTRPGPPVGRLGTAGALAWRLQRGGVLGWSIGFFVAGVVYGGLTDGVADLVGDNDKAREIFERMGGQSGITDAFLASMTGMLGLVAALYVVASVLRLHGEETSMRAEPVLANAVGRLRWASGHLVIAFGGSALIMLLAGLGFAVGYGKEVGPVLGACLVQVAAVWVVGGLAVLLYGLAPRVAPLAWGVAGAVLLIGWVGPALDVPRTVLDLSPFGHLPKLPGGGMEWGPVLVLLVLAAVLVTGGLAGLRRRDLTT, encoded by the coding sequence ATGACCTCCCTGGTGGGCACGGGCGTCCTGCTCCGCTTCAACCTGCGCCGCGACCGGCTGATGATCCCGGTGTGGGTGGCGGTGAACACCCTGATGATCCTGTCCATGCCGAACACCCTCAAGGGGATGTACGGCACCGGGGCCGAGCGTGCCGACCTGCTGCACCAGGTGGCCACCAACTCCTCCTTCCGCGCGCTGATCGGCCCCGTCTTCGACGACTCGCTCGGCGCCCTCACCGCCTGGCGCGTCGGCGTCTACGCGGGGGCGCTCGCCGCCGTCACCGGTCTCCTGGTCGTCGTACGCCACACCCGTGACGAGGAGGAGACCGGCCGGCAGGAGCTGATCGCCTCCGGCGTGGTGGGCCGCCGCGCCTCACTGACGGCCGCGCTGCTGGCGGCGGCGGTGGCGAGCGGTGTGCTGGCCCTGCTGGTGACAGCGGGTCTGGCGGGCCAGGGAGTGCTGGGCGCGCTGGCGTTCGGCCTGGGCCTTGCCGCCGTGGGCATGCTCTTCGCCACGATGGCCGCGATCGTCGCCCAGTTGACGGAGAGCGCGCGGCTGGCGCGGGGCCTGACGGCGGGAGTGTTGGGCGTGGCCTTCGCGCTGCGGGCGGCGGGGGACTCGGCGGCCACCGACGGGTCGTCCGTCCTGACCTGGCTGTCGCCGCTCGGTTGGCTGTCGCAGTTGCGCCCCTTCGCGGGCGAACGCTGGTGGGTGCTGGCGCTGTTCGCGGCGGCGGTGGCGGGTCAGGGCGCGCTGGCCTACGTCCTGGCGGGCCGCAGGGACGTGGGCATGAGCTTCGTGCCGACGCGCCCCGGACCCCCTGTCGGCCGCCTGGGCACGGCGGGCGCCCTGGCCTGGCGGCTGCAGCGGGGCGGTGTGCTCGGCTGGTCGATCGGCTTCTTCGTGGCCGGGGTGGTCTACGGCGGGCTGACGGACGGCGTGGCCGACCTGGTGGGCGACAACGACAAGGCGCGCGAGATCTTCGAGCGGATGGGCGGACAGTCCGGGATCACGGACGCCTTCCTCGCCTCGATGACCGGGATGCTGGGGCTGGTGGCCGCGCTGTACGTGGTCGCGTCGGTGCTGCGGCTGCACGGCGAGGAGACGTCGATGCGGGCGGAACCGGTGCTGGCGAACGCGGTGGGCCGCCTGCGATGGGCCTCCGGCCACCTGGTGATCGCCTTCGGAGGCTCGGCGCTCATCATGCTGCTCGCGGGTCTCGGCTTCGCCGTGGGCTACGGCAAGGAGGTCGGCCCCGTCCTGGGCGCGTGCCTGGTGCAGGTGGCCGCGGTGTGGGTGGTCGGCGGACTGGCGGTCCTGCTGTACGGCCTGGCCCCGCGCGTCGCTCCCCTGGCCTGGGGGGTCGCCGGGGCGGTGCTGCTGATCGGCTGGGTCGGCCCGGCCCTCGACGTCCCGCGAACGGTCCTGGACCTGTCCCCCTTCGGCCACCTGCCGAAGCTGCCGGGCGGGGGGATGGAGTGGGGGCCGGTGCTGGTGCTGCTCGTTCTTGCGGCGGTCCTGGTGACCGGGGGCTTGGCGGGGCTGCGACGACGCGACCTGACGACCTGA